aaaaacattCCTCTAGACAAGACCAACAAGAGCTTGTTGTTTTCAGAACATATTTGCCATTGACAAttattcagaaaacaatctggATGTAGTGTTATCACCTCAGCttgttttgaaatattttcttgagGATCAACTTTAATTCTCACCAAATGACCTGAACAGGAGAGTCGGTAAATTGACCCTTTCAAGTAAACTGAGTTTTGGACCCATTTAGACTCGTTAATATATTGGGGCAAACAAATAGTCAACGTAGTCCAAAGTCCAGTCATAGATGAGAAAATGTTGATGTGACGATGACCTTGAAAACGAACGATCTTGAAGAACCAAGATTCAGAAGGGTCATATGCTAGAGCAGCATATGAATACCCTCCCGAAATTTGACCTATAGGCTTCAGAATTGCCATGCATTGCTTGGTAACGCGATTCATGACATAATAGTAATAAACATCACGCATGATGTTTGCAGCCTCACCCTTGTTGTGGCAAAACAAGAGTAGTCCATTGCTCGAGCTAATAAGATTTTTAGGATCGGCTTCGCAATGCATAGCTAATGAACACCAATTGAATAATTGTTCAAGATCTATAAAAGGGTTAGGTAAATCATGAGCAGTCACAAATGGTATATGTGGGTGCATCTTTGGTAAAGTTGTGTTTAGAATTAGATCGCGCCATTGTGGCGAGACACACATGGCATTGGATTGATCCTTCAAAGATAGCTTAGAAAATATTTTGGATTGAAGATCTGTGGGGAGAATTCTGAAGAAGGACTTAGGCATCCTTCTCCCCATAGTCCTCTTCTTTTTAAGAATTCTACTCTCCATTGAAATGATGATTGTTTGATTCTAAGACTTAATattgagagagagtgagagtgTGAGTGTGACTGTGTGAGTGATGTCTGTACTGGTGAAAGGCTTGATTCTTATAGAGGTGCGGCATATGAAATGTGTAGTACACAAGCTATAGAAAACGtaaaatatttgactttttgGATAgctattaattatattaaaataatttattactatttttttattttgacagaaAATTCATTTAATACTATTAGTTAACATATAatgattttattgtttaaataattaatacaaaggaataattacaaaaataattaatacaaaggaataaatgtttaaaataaaaatattatattttcatataaaaattatatttgcttttattcatttttttcctAATACTTCTTTTGGTTCTTGATATAAGAAAAACCTTATTTTTTAGACCAGGTACATTAATCAATTTATGAACAcaaaaacaaactttattaGATATATTATTTGACTTTGttgcaaaataattattcaCACTAATATTCTTTGCACCATTCgttaatattttgaatttcttgTAAGCGATCATAACCAATTCATTTTCTATAAACTTTTTTggataaataagtaaaattgataaaacaatatttaagcatttttttcctccaaatataaaacaatatttaaagTTTTAGATAAATTTAGTATTcttattataaatatatctttcTTATTGATAATATCAACTTGTAGTCTACCTCAAATGAcagaaatgccgaaattgctagtgtcggacgtcATGACTGGGATTCAAACTCTGATCCCTCCACtatatgtgtgtgagttttcaatagtTTATCATTTCATctatttgcaaaaaaaaaatatatatcaacttgtcattatatattaaaaaaacattaaatgcatttatacataaaattaatttaatagtaCGTCTACAcataaaattagtttaataaaataataattatatactccctccggtacttaatataagagaaaaactactttttagattcatcgagaatctaatgtatctagtccattatatagactaaatacatttcattctcgatgaatctaaaaagtagttttcctcttatattaaggattgGAGGAAATACAAATTATATACATTACTTACTGTATAATTTTCGTTAACACTATGTGTAAAAAATGTGATAACTTATCGAAATTCaacttataaacaataaaaaaaatgtcaatgcGTAGTAATTCAACTGAGAAAAATGTCGGAATTATTAGATTGGATGTTATGATTGAAATTCAAACCCCAGCTCTCTTATTTATAAATGAGTTTATAATGACTTTATCATTTCGCCTATTGTTCTGGTGAACACTCAAGTgagattatattattaataatgtgaGAATAAATTTACATAAGATGATCAGTAATAGACCGAATAAAAATGTGATGATGATATACAATGAATATATGAAGCTATTTATAGGCTGTgaattccttcttctccaagtttgaTCTCCTGATTCTTCGGCCACCACCGTCTTCTCCGGCGAGCCAGCGCAAGAATAGGGGTGGTTATTCTTTCCTTCGTCCCCAAGCTATGGAAGGTTATGGGGGTGATGATTATCTTCCACGTGAAGATAAACAGTTCAGAGTCTTGGAGGAGAAGATATTTTAGGCACGACACCATGTTCTGGACTTGTTGGCGTCATGTCATTTCATCTCGCCACGTCACGCTATCTCGCCGTCTCGCCTGCTGAGTCTTTATGGATCATTTTTTATTGGGCTTCGCTACTTTTGGACTTATTGGGCCTAATTAAATTTCCCTTTAGGCCATTGCCCGGTCCATTAAATAAACCTTAATTGCTTCAAACTCGGCCGCACATGAATAATCATCAATTTCTTCATCACCGCCTTCACCGTACTCGATCACTAACTTCTTCCACTTAATGTTTATCTCATCAAGTCTAATCGGAAGCTTGTTGTGAATCTTCCTGACAATAACACATGAACACGGCATGCCATATGATTATCTCAAGACACAACCACACTTGTTGGTATCCATACCACACTCCTCAACTCTCTTAGCTTCATGGTAAATAAAGTTTAATGTCTTTTAAGAAACTTTATAAATCAATATAGCGTACAAAAATTGGTCCTTACTATATTTGTGTTCTTCTACGGACAAACTCTTACTAAAACTTGTTTGTATGGTACTGAACTGATTCGTCAACGTCTTCTCAATCACTTCCCAAACCTTCACGAAATCACCGTTACCGTCTAACAAATATTTCTTTAACACATCGTGCGACGATTCAGCTCTATTCGTGGTAGTGTTCCCAAAATGCATGACATTATTTGTCAACGCTTTCACCACTTTCGTTTCATCGGTGTCTAGAAAGGTTTTTTGAACATAGTTCAAAAATCTTGGCCACTTTGCACAAACTTGTGGAAACTCCACAACTGCCTGAACATATGACTCCTTTGTTTGCGAGTCCAACACAACTTCAAAACTATTTACCACCGAATCCACCACATCCAAGTGCCTCATTTCATCGTCATCTCTTGTTTTGCAAAATGAGTTGCACTTAGATGTCACATTTTTCAGAACATGGAAACGACACACCAATGGAGACGCGGAATCCCGATCAGTCACAGTCACCTTCGGTCCTATGCCCTCACTTCTCAAAAGACTCTGACATTGTTGTATTACCCATGTAAAATTCTCCTCTTTTTCGTTAGATATGAAGGCAAATGCAACATTAAATGTCTTGTTGGTCGACGACACACCCACCATCTCAAACAACGGCATACCATACCGGTTCGTTTTGTACGTCGAGTCCATCAACAAAACAGACGGAAAAGCGTTAAATAACACCACAAATTTAGGATGAGCAAAAATTATATCTTGAATAGCTACATTTGAAAACATGCTTCTTTTGCACAAGACAATGCAAAAGATGTTGCATTTAGGTCCTCGACCCCcttactttcttttttattctatGACAGACACTATACGAGTTGTTTCATATGTGTCACATTATCTGGATCTCTCTCCTTCAATGTTGACAAAATATTCCTTGTCGGGACCAAATTTCTTCTCAATTCGGCAACCACCTCCATCTCTTCGGGTTTCAAATGTCCCACAACTAGGTGGCCATCTAATTCTCCATCGAACTCATGGTGGCCATTCACAACACTAAGATGTCAGTGCTTGCTTGCATGAAAATAACCACTAAGTCGAAACTTGCATCCACATTTCCTCGTTCCAGTTTCTTCAAATTTTACCTTCTTACTTGTTCGTTTGTAAACACCCCCCCTTTCATACCCAACACAAGCTTCTATTTTCTCTCCTACTGGAACCGTTGTTTGAATTTATACAATCATAATTGCAAACCATAACTTGGCGGCAACGTCGCGAACCCACTTAAGTAAATCATCATGATTCATAAAAGCTTCATTCGTCACAAAACTCAAAGTAGTATCAAATTCTATTGCGGGAGGATGACTAATTTCAATTATCGGAGCATGACAATTGACAGGATCCACTTCAACCACAACTTCCTTGACAGGTATACCAAGTACTACTTGTCTCGATTCATGATCCATAActacaacaaattaaaattcatatcaaatacaaCACATATCAAATAAATCCATTTAAGCAATAAACAATAGACAATAACTAATAAGCAATAAACATGCAAGGGAGAAGCCATTTCATCACAATCCAGGAAGCTAAACATGAAAATTTCACAGGGCataaaaattcggaacgcgttttccgaaatTTTAGTAGGTAAAATTTTGGAAACTGTTTTCCGAACGTAGAGGTGTCAGAAATTTCGGAAACCTAGGGTTGACAGGCTAATTTTAAGAtgtaataacaaaaaataatcgGTTAAATGCGAAATTTACCTTATGTTTATGGTTCAATGAGTGTTGATTCCTTTAGATAAGGTCTCAATCTTGCATTTGAGCCACCAAGGATGTAAAAACGAAATACTTTGGAGGAGAGAATGAGATTGAGTGTGAAGACGAGAAAGTGAGATGCTTTTGCTCTATATAGAAACAATTTTGGTGAATGTTTTCCGAAAATTGTTCAAGCGGTAAACGTTTTCCGAAGTACGAAAAGTTCGGTTCGTAAAACCCGAAGTCAACATAGCATGGACAAAATAGGATTTTCAGGGGTTAAAAGAGTAGTGGGGGTTGggaagagatttttttttatattattatagtgcgtttgatctgctaaaaaaagGGACTGGAAAAATTATAAGTAGTAAGGGacatgacaaaaacaagattttttgtccctcgttgaaccacgggacaactctTTGTCCACAAtataactataaaaaatatgaaaatagtcattttattttcgaatataaaaatattatcgtcctatATCTCTCCGGTATAGATTTGTTTTGTCCTGTATTTTCTTGTTCTGTCTTATACCGTTCTCTTCCGTTCCActattttacgaatcaaacgcactcTTACAATAAAAGTGGGCTCGGTCCTTGGGCCTCATATAAGTATaaattcaaatcaaataattagaTGGTAAAGAAAAAAACGTATATGTTCTATAATAtctaattattatatgttatttGCTTgggccacatcatcacaatacttgcttgtgagcaactcaaccttccttttactagtaaaagatttgtaataatgttttaattttatatgatggcttttaacattttaatagcatagaataataaatattgtgatctttttttgtttattaatgatttatatattattttaaaatataaaaatatatatttaattaaaaatggtccAACCTAATTGAACTCCAATCCAACCGGTTAAACTTTGAACCAATAAGCTCGCCCATGTTTGGTCAAGTATGAGATAAACATTaaattagggactaaaaacGAAATATAAAAGATAAGCCCAAGCTCGATCTCCAACCAATCGCGTCTTCAATCCATATTTTTCTCAGAAATCATCGCACACCTCTCTCACAAACAAAAACCAAAGGTACAACAATAATCATCAAAGACTTCTGCAACAACGTTGTTCCTTTCAACTTCGTGTTTCGTCTCTCTTAATCCAGTAACGTTCTCatctttcttgaaaaaaaattgaatcttggTTTTATTTTAGTACACCCTTttgaaaattgatgatattagaATAATTGGGGTACTTGCGAAGTGGTTCAATTTTTCCAAGTTCATTTGTAATgtaaaaaagattgaaattttgtttgtaattttattcTGGGCATGTTTGTTTTGGTGGAGATTTCATTGATATTTcatttcttgtaaaaaaaaaaaaattatcaagttAAATTAGTCACTTCTTCATGCTTTAATTTGATaggattttttggtttttatcattttaatttgtGTTTACGGTTAATTGGGATTGATCTTTGTGTGTTTTTGGTTGCACATTTGTTTATATAGGAAGTTGTTCTTAAGTCAACTGCATGCAAAGATGTTgtttttgtatataattttaatttatttaccattttaatttgtttcttttactCTAATTTACGAGGGTTTGATGTTTTTGGTTGTGCATTTGTTTATATAAGAAGTTGTTCATAAGTTAACTGAATGCAAATATATTGCTTTTGTAGGTTCTTCTTGGCGTGGAGATTCAATATGACACCGGTTTGTCCGTTTGTTAAAATTCCTCGGCCGGATGATAGTAATGCTTCtaaaaaatcggctgaaaactcAACTAAACATCATGTAGAGCATGAAAGTAAAGTGAAGAAAGATGTTAATGACTCAGCTAGTGTCTCGCCGAAGTGCCCTTTGGGATATGACTCACAAACATTTAAGATGGGTCCTCTTAGCTGTATGGTATGCAAGGCACTTCTATTTGAAACCAGCAAAATCGTGCCTTGTTCTCATGTCTTTTGCAAGTATGTATCATGGCCTGTGTTTATTTCTCAAATCtatctttcattttcattgCCTAATACATACAATGTTTTTTTGgctcattttattttatgtgtatCTGATGGTAGAGCATGCATAGCACGCTTTAAGGACTGTCCTTTATGTGGGGCTGATATTGAGAAGATTGAGCCTGATGATGATCTTCAAGGTGTAGTTGATCGCTTTATTGAAGGTCATGCTAGGATCAAAAGGTCTGTTAATTTAGACAAAGGCGAAGAAGCAGCAGAGAATAATAAGCCAGTCATATACGAGGATGTGTCCTTGGAAAGAGGCTCTTTCTTGGTGCAGCAGGCCATGAGGGTAAGTGTCCTTTTCAAATGTAAATGTGAATGAAGTCTTGTATATGAAAGATTAAATGGAGAAAGAATGAAAAGATCCTTAAAATTTGTCATTAGCTATCACGGTCCACAATGTAAGTGGCGACTAGTGataaagttaattacttttGATACTTGCTGAGCTGGTAAATATTATTCGGTGTTTATTACTTTGgccctatttggataaacaacttaatcaaGCGCTTATAGCTTAAGCGTTTATCATATAAATGTTTatgcataagctatttctataacaaaagataaaataaagtcaaattgttttcatagcTTTAAGCTGTATCTGGATATGACATTGTTGATGGGAACCCTTGCTCTACTGAAGCTAATGCTTTTGCTTTTACTATGTTTATAATTATACTTTGTTTCGACCACTTGATAATCAGCAATTTTACCATATGCAATTCAAAAACAGGCATTCCGTGCTCAGAATTTAGAAAGTGCCAAATCAAGACTCAACCTATGTGCAAAAGACGTTCGTAGTCAGATAGAAAAAGTGGGTAACACTTCAGAGTTATGTTCACAACTTGGAGCAGTCTTGGGTATGCTTGGTGACTGCTGGTATGTTGTAGGATATTTTTGTTGTATTCTGTTATTGGATATTGTTTACTTATTTGGTCTGTGTGTAGCAAAAGATGGAGAAATTTTCCACTAAGTATAATATATCTGTTAGGacattgaaaaattgatgtgCTGAATCCAAATCATCTTTGGTATTGATGACTTTTGAGTTTTTGTTATTTACGTCCATACTAGAAATTGTTTCCTTTGCATCCACTATCTATATCTATAAAGCAGTGTCAACTCTGAAATTTGCTAGCTTTAGCAATTTTTGGAGTACAGCATTAACTACTTTGGTTGGTAGAAGCTCGTTATTAGTTTTTGCTAGTTTTTATGTTTTCTCCCACTTTGAAACAGGTCCTAAATCCATTAGTATATAGTTCCAAcattgtatttttaaataattggcTGTTATGATTTATATAGGGAAATATTTTGTGCTCTTAAATCTAAAGGAAACATAGCATGCCTTTTGATCTCTGTGGTGCATAGTTAACTATGCTGTCAATCATGCCTCTTTAGTTGCCGCGGAGCACTGGCAGTATCCACTGCAATGCGTTCGGCCAGCGAGCCACATTCAACAGGTGTGGTGGTCGTGGCTGTGAATCGCGTCCAAATCCAACCCAATCATGTGGCCGTGTCTGCTTTTAGGGTTGATGGGTGAAATCCCTCAATTAACCCACTGTTTTAACTGTtctgtttattttttaactgtCCAGTGCTCCGTGCCGCTATCCAATATTAACAACATAGATATTAAATTGTTATTTTAGAGTGTTTTGATGGTGGACACTTAATGAGATTATTTATCTTGTTGTTTTTTGGCCTTTTCTCATTCTTTGTTCTTCCCTTGTTCCGTTCATCCTTTTAATAATATTGCTTATTGTATCaggaaatataatttttttagtgtaatgATATGTTTAATGATGGTAGATTGTGATCTTTATGTTGATATCACTTTTATGCAGCCGAGCAATGGGTGATAGCAGTTCGGCAGTTACTTATTTTGAAGAAAGTGTTGAATTTCTGTCAAAGTTGCCGAAAGATGATTTGGAGGTTATTTCATTAGAACCCTGCTTATCTTTGTTCcggtaaaaaataataaattgtgaGATCAAGCTACTTTTGTTTGTTGTCAATTAATTTCTTTGAACCTTGTTATCCTG
This portion of the Trifolium pratense cultivar HEN17-A07 linkage group LG3, ARS_RC_1.1, whole genome shotgun sequence genome encodes:
- the LOC123915387 gene encoding uncharacterized protein LOC123915387; the encoded protein is MESRILKKKRTMGRRMPKSFFRILPTDLQSKIFSKLSLKDQSNAMCVSPQWRDLILNTTLPKMHPHIPFVTAHDLPNPFIDLEQLFNWCSLAMHCEADPKNLISSSNGLLLFCHNKGEAANIMRDVYYYYVMNRVTKQCMAILKPIGQISGGYSYAALAYDPSESWFFKIVRFQGHRHINIFSSMTGLWTTLTICLPQYINESKWVQNSVYLKGSIYRLSCSGHLVRIKVDPQENISKQAEVITLHPDCFLNNCQWQICSENNKLLLVLSRGMFFNVFELIECVTNNVSSYTWNIVFEIESEELMPLNFYGKLLSFHPYHEVAFFKRGTQLYVYFTEPNLSYTTIDIEVGEVQYNKLAYDYIKHCGQPLLDCIAPFACTLEKKGCKAL
- the LOC123914422 gene encoding protein NCA1 isoform X2, with amino-acid sequence MTPVCPFVKIPRPDDSNASKKSAENSTKHHVEHESKVKKDVNDSASVSPKCPLGYDSQTFKMGPLSCMVCKALLFETSKIVPCSHVFCKACIARFKDCPLCGADIEKIEPDDDLQGVVDRFIEGHARIKRSVNLDKGEEAAENNKPVIYEDVSLERGSFLVQQAMRAFRAQNLESAKSRLNLCAKDVRSQIEKVGNTSELCSQLGAVLGMLGDCCRAMGDSSSAVTYFEESVEFLSKLPKDDLEITHTLSVSLNKIGDLKYYDGDLQAARSYYFQSLNVRRDVIKNNSNVSSQVLDVAVSLAKVADVDKSLGDEKSASDGFQEAIDLLESLTLKSEASGLEQRRLSVLEFLRSQQADKQEQVEQTV
- the LOC123914422 gene encoding protein NCA1 isoform X1: MTPVCPFVKIPRPDDSNASKKSAENSTKHHVEHESKVKKDVNDSASVSPKCPLGYDSQTFKMGPLSCMVCKALLFETSKIVPCSHVFCKYVSWPVFISQIYLSFSLPNTYNVFLAHFILCVSDGRACIARFKDCPLCGADIEKIEPDDDLQGVVDRFIEGHARIKRSVNLDKGEEAAENNKPVIYEDVSLERGSFLVQQAMRAFRAQNLESAKSRLNLCAKDVRSQIEKVGNTSELCSQLGAVLGMLGDCCRAMGDSSSAVTYFEESVEFLSKLPKDDLEITHTLSVSLNKIGDLKYYDGDLQAARSYYFQSLNVRRDVIKNNSNVSSQVLDVAVSLAKVADVDKSLGDEKSASDGFQEAIDLLESLTLKSEASGLEQRRLSVLEFLRSQQADKQEQVEQTV